Proteins from a genomic interval of Actinomycetes bacterium:
- a CDS encoding class I SAM-dependent methyltransferase — translation MSEDAASTLRRHDRFARWTPWYEDEPLSRLLSVLQRRAADGLRLAAADRFLDVGCATGAAVRSASATVELAIGVDRSAAMVRRARALATALPGTAFVVADAEKLPFPVASFTAVLCTTALRHFTDPTRAVREMARVLRPGARIVVADFVVGGDDLDRRWWHSLRHPRRAPRRGGPWQAVSAAEIVVTDVVRCLTTVGRYEIVSAVKPEALPW, via the coding sequence ATGAGCGAGGATGCAGCATCCACGCTGCGGCGCCACGACAGGTTCGCGCGCTGGACCCCATGGTACGAAGACGAGCCGTTGTCCCGGCTGCTATCGGTGCTGCAACGTCGTGCGGCCGACGGCCTTCGCCTCGCCGCGGCCGATCGGTTCCTGGACGTCGGATGCGCCACCGGCGCCGCCGTCCGCAGCGCATCGGCCACCGTCGAGCTCGCGATCGGGGTCGACCGCTCGGCCGCCATGGTGCGGCGAGCCCGAGCCCTCGCGACGGCGTTGCCGGGCACGGCGTTCGTGGTCGCCGACGCCGAGAAACTCCCGTTCCCGGTGGCGAGCTTCACCGCGGTCCTGTGCACGACAGCGCTTCGCCACTTCACTGATCCAACGCGTGCCGTGCGCGAGATGGCCCGTGTGCTCCGACCCGGGGCCCGGATCGTCGTGGCGGACTTCGTGGTAGGTGGAGACGACCTCGACCGGCGCTGGTGGCACAGCCTGCGACATCCCAGACGAGCCCCGCGCCGGGGCGGCCCCTGGCAAGCCGTGTCCGCGGCCGAGATCGTCGTCACCGATGTGGTCCGATGCTTGACCACGGTCGGCCGCTACGAGATCGTCTCGGCGGTCAAGCCCGAGGCCCTGCCCTGGTGA